One segment of Pseudodesulfovibrio sp. 5S69 DNA contains the following:
- a CDS encoding Yip1 family protein yields MEATSEISTRMGIREYFETLMDIMRTPVRHFERVSAETGSRRALIFLMISALFYCSVSMTYFFENSLAMGVVMMLNALLMPAFGAVITFILISMTGRDRTPFGRVFNIYAYASGAVMVVSWIPGLAIVMEPVRAVLIGVGLHKTAGVGKLKAAVLIVLTAVVLLLFFWTAAPMVVELKQLFQ; encoded by the coding sequence ATGGAAGCGACAAGCGAAATAAGCACCAGGATGGGGATCCGGGAATATTTCGAGACGTTGATGGACATCATGCGCACGCCCGTGCGCCACTTCGAACGGGTCTCGGCCGAGACCGGCTCCAGGCGGGCACTGATATTTCTGATGATTTCCGCTCTGTTCTACTGTTCGGTGAGCATGACGTACTTCTTCGAGAACTCCCTGGCCATGGGGGTGGTCATGATGTTGAACGCCCTCCTCATGCCCGCCTTCGGAGCGGTCATCACCTTCATTCTGATCAGCATGACCGGCCGGGACAGGACCCCGTTCGGACGGGTCTTCAACATATACGCCTACGCCAGCGGCGCGGTCATGGTCGTCTCCTGGATTCCGGGCCTGGCCATCGTCATGGAGCCGGTGCGCGCCGTGCTCATCGGCGTGGGCCTGCACAAGACGGCCGGGGTGGGCAAACTCAAGGCGGCCGTGCTCATCGTTCTGACCGCCGTGGTCCTGCTCCTCTTCTTCTGGACCGCCGCGCCCATGGTCGTCGAGTTGAAGCAATTGTTCCAATAG
- a CDS encoding response regulator encodes MEQMKILLVDDEERLLSTTKKLFEKLGIETRTATSGADALEVLTTYEAHVIFLDIKMPGMDGMETLQHIKKDYPLSEVIILTGHATMETAVEGLKLGALDYLIKPVSMKDFLGKAEEAFEKVTLQKKKIHSARMAESTGQGELR; translated from the coding sequence ATGGAACAGATGAAAATCCTGCTCGTGGACGATGAAGAGCGACTGCTCAGCACCACGAAAAAGCTCTTCGAGAAGCTCGGCATCGAGACGCGCACGGCCACTTCCGGAGCCGACGCCCTCGAGGTGCTGACGACCTATGAAGCGCATGTCATCTTTCTCGACATCAAGATGCCCGGAATGGACGGCATGGAGACGCTGCAGCACATCAAGAAGGACTACCCCCTCAGCGAGGTCATCATCCTCACCGGCCATGCCACCATGGAGACGGCGGTGGAGGGCCTCAAGCTCGGCGCCCTGGACTATCTGATCAAACCCGTCAGCATGAAGGACTTTCTCGGCAAGGCGGAGGAAGCCTTTGAAAAGGTTACGCTTCAAAAAAAGAAAATACACTCTGCCCGGATGGCTGAGTCCACCGGTCAGGGTGAACTGCGCTAG
- the proX gene encoding glycine betaine/L-proline ABC transporter substrate-binding protein ProX, with translation MKLFKRSLLTALFAVLVATSAMASGMKPGEGVTLRPARATWNTGFFQEALARRGLEELGYDVQKPKDLTNPIAYKSIYLGDIDYWCNGNFPLHTPQLPKNFEKRAVILDPIIKAGGMQGYLVSKKEVEKFNIKSLEDFKRPEVIKAFDLNGDGKADLTACPPGWGCEKVIAKHMKIYGLGDYIKPSKASYEAGMAAALGAYKSGQPVFFYTWTPNWTVYKFKPGKDVMWINVPEKGDTGSVVSGVTGAVTDPLRPGFVVYDITVVANKKFLEKNPAAATFLKNFKLTINDVSAQNTRMNEGEKSDRDIAKHVDEWIAAHQDTWNGWLDAARKAAM, from the coding sequence ATGAAACTGTTCAAGCGATCTCTACTGACCGCACTGTTCGCGGTCCTCGTTGCCACATCAGCAATGGCCTCGGGAATGAAACCCGGCGAAGGCGTCACGCTCCGTCCCGCTCGCGCCACCTGGAACACGGGTTTCTTCCAGGAAGCCCTGGCCCGGCGCGGGCTGGAAGAACTCGGCTACGATGTACAAAAACCCAAGGACCTGACGAACCCCATCGCTTATAAGTCCATTTACCTTGGAGACATCGACTACTGGTGCAACGGCAACTTCCCGCTGCACACGCCCCAGCTTCCCAAGAATTTTGAGAAGCGGGCCGTGATCCTGGACCCGATTATCAAAGCCGGCGGCATGCAGGGCTATCTGGTGTCCAAGAAGGAAGTCGAGAAGTTCAACATCAAGTCTCTGGAAGACTTCAAACGCCCCGAAGTGATCAAGGCGTTCGACCTCAATGGCGACGGCAAGGCCGACCTGACCGCCTGCCCTCCGGGCTGGGGTTGTGAGAAAGTCATTGCCAAGCACATGAAAATCTACGGCCTGGGCGATTATATCAAACCCAGCAAGGCTTCTTACGAAGCGGGCATGGCTGCGGCGTTGGGCGCGTACAAGTCCGGCCAGCCGGTCTTCTTCTATACCTGGACACCCAACTGGACCGTATACAAGTTCAAGCCCGGCAAAGACGTCATGTGGATCAATGTCCCCGAAAAGGGTGACACCGGCAGCGTCGTCTCCGGCGTGACCGGCGCCGTCACCGACCCCCTGCGTCCGGGCTTCGTGGTCTACGACATCACCGTTGTGGCCAATAAGAAGTTTCTGGAGAAGAACCCGGCAGCCGCCACCTTCCTCAAAAACTTCAAGCTGACCATCAATGACGTCAGTGCCCAGAACACCCGCATGAACGAAGGCGAAAAGTCCGATCGCGACATCGCCAAACATGTGGACGAGTGGATCGCCGCCCACCAGGATACCTGGAACGGCTGGCTCGACGCCGCCCGCAAGGCCGCAATGTAG
- a CDS encoding SLC13 family permease, protein MAQAKKKATGYDKFVNWKLLIIPVVLFVAILLLPTPQGMKTVGMQYSVGPKVVTNYLCQQLFQKNSSDCDQWQVLTARMMEQNMRMGALSKERLMKRNEKWAKKYKIPVDSANFKRALTYVGENIPADQYMTIMKGAFDKRMKGLDYQELSKKDQKSANKGAWSIKVAIAMVVFVVFCFMTECMPLPGVAFCIGLILVFTGVVSRSEVAGLYWDDAVWFIMGSLMFAAAFVKTGVDKRMCLLMFKKLAEPNVRWITLIFFIVISPLAAFISDHALAAMFLPIGMLLYQNSLTDEIPEDKELAKMLMIAIAMACNIGGPGAPSGGARNVIMMTYLTDMFGMDIGYAQWIMYCFPFVIIMIPITWFATNLLFKPRITSLAPAMRHLEGEISKMGKWNKNQIWAMVIFAVMVFGWFTEKEFYNMGIYPIRLGIGVIAVAGAVAYLLAGVVNWRDYQEKVDWGVVWLYAGAIIFGRTLDKTGAAYWLAQSVIDLLAPLGMDHGIPLMLTSNGLTAVLTNLMADGPAAAAVGPITLNMASIVHPGTTFLPFMAMATAVASSFAYCLIIGTPPNAIVYASGYLEPKDYLRVGVPMWFIANIMIVVLTAVYWTGLGFGSLPSF, encoded by the coding sequence ATGGCTCAAGCAAAGAAGAAAGCGACCGGTTACGATAAGTTCGTCAACTGGAAGCTGCTCATAATTCCGGTGGTACTTTTCGTTGCAATCCTCCTCCTTCCGACCCCCCAGGGGATGAAGACGGTGGGCATGCAGTATTCGGTCGGCCCCAAGGTCGTGACAAACTACCTGTGTCAACAACTCTTTCAAAAGAACAGCTCCGACTGCGACCAGTGGCAGGTCCTGACCGCGCGCATGATGGAACAGAACATGCGCATGGGCGCCCTGTCCAAGGAGCGCTTGATGAAGCGCAACGAGAAGTGGGCCAAGAAGTACAAGATCCCCGTGGATTCGGCCAACTTCAAGCGCGCTCTGACGTATGTGGGCGAGAACATCCCCGCCGACCAATACATGACCATCATGAAGGGCGCCTTTGACAAGCGCATGAAGGGACTGGACTACCAGGAACTGTCCAAGAAGGACCAGAAGAGCGCCAACAAGGGGGCCTGGAGCATCAAGGTGGCTATCGCCATGGTCGTGTTCGTGGTCTTCTGCTTCATGACCGAGTGCATGCCGCTGCCCGGCGTGGCCTTCTGCATCGGCTTGATCCTGGTCTTCACCGGCGTGGTCTCGCGCAGCGAGGTGGCCGGGCTGTACTGGGATGACGCGGTCTGGTTCATCATGGGCTCGCTCATGTTCGCCGCCGCCTTCGTCAAGACCGGGGTGGACAAGCGCATGTGCCTGCTCATGTTCAAGAAGCTCGCCGAGCCCAACGTCCGTTGGATCACGCTCATCTTCTTCATCGTCATCTCTCCGCTGGCCGCGTTCATCTCGGACCACGCGCTGGCCGCCATGTTCCTGCCCATCGGCATGCTGCTCTACCAGAACAGCCTGACCGATGAGATCCCCGAGGACAAGGAACTGGCCAAGATGCTGATGATCGCCATCGCCATGGCCTGCAACATCGGCGGCCCCGGCGCCCCGTCCGGCGGCGCGCGCAACGTCATCATGATGACCTACCTTACCGACATGTTCGGCATGGACATCGGGTACGCGCAGTGGATCATGTACTGCTTCCCGTTCGTGATCATCATGATCCCGATCACCTGGTTCGCCACCAACCTGCTCTTCAAGCCCCGGATCACCTCCCTGGCCCCGGCCATGCGCCACCTGGAAGGCGAGATCAGCAAGATGGGCAAGTGGAACAAGAACCAGATCTGGGCCATGGTCATCTTCGCCGTCATGGTCTTCGGATGGTTCACCGAGAAGGAATTCTACAACATGGGCATCTACCCCATCCGTCTCGGCATCGGCGTCATCGCGGTCGCCGGCGCGGTAGCCTACCTGCTGGCCGGGGTGGTCAACTGGCGCGACTATCAGGAGAAGGTCGACTGGGGCGTTGTCTGGCTGTACGCGGGCGCGATCATCTTCGGCCGCACCCTGGACAAGACCGGCGCCGCCTACTGGCTGGCCCAGTCGGTCATCGACCTACTGGCCCCGCTGGGCATGGACCACGGCATCCCGCTGATGCTGACCTCCAACGGCCTGACCGCCGTGCTGACCAACCTGATGGCCGACGGCCCGGCAGCCGCCGCGGTCGGTCCCATCACCCTGAACATGGCCAGCATCGTGCACCCCGGCACCACCTTCCTGCCGTTCATGGCCATGGCCACCGCAGTGGCGTCTTCCTTCGCCTACTGCCTGATCATCGGGACCCCGCCCAACGCCATCGTCTACGCTTCCGGCTACCTGGAGCCCAAGGACTATCTGCGCGTGGGCGTCCCAATGTGGTTCATCGCCAACATCATGATCGTTGTCCTTACAGCGGTCTACTGGACGGGTCTCGGGTTCGGAAGCCTGCCATCGTTCTGA
- a CDS encoding response regulator — MKKIRLLLVDDEPDFLTAYARRFKRRNVEITEASSGQQAIDHVRESEFDVVILDVMMPRMNGLETLRRIKAIAPDLPVIILTGHADSSVLIEGMDMGAFDFLLKPVGTDELYFKVLDAVRTRHRGQP, encoded by the coding sequence ATGAAGAAGATACGCCTGCTCCTGGTCGACGACGAACCCGACTTCCTGACCGCCTACGCGCGCCGCTTCAAACGGCGGAACGTGGAGATCACCGAGGCCTCCAGCGGCCAACAGGCCATCGACCACGTCCGCGAGTCGGAGTTCGACGTGGTCATCCTCGACGTCATGATGCCGAGGATGAACGGGCTCGAGACCCTGCGGCGGATCAAGGCCATCGCCCCGGACTTGCCGGTCATCATTCTGACCGGCCACGCCGACTCCAGCGTGCTCATCGAGGGCATGGACATGGGCGCCTTCGACTTCCTGCTCAAGCCCGTGGGCACCGACGAGCTCTATTTCAAGGTGCTGGACGCCGTCCGCACCCGCCATCGCGGCCAACCGTAG
- a CDS encoding sensor histidine kinase produces the protein MAKQKTLCGIHRLLLVTMIVIPAIPLLISAAIGFYSFAGASKRFAVSSIRQAAVDRTALIDEFLHERRSDLESFLTLLPEDALRGPRAQAEVTAWLHSGGQVFQDMGLIDPQGRHAAYAGPFGLAGKDYRDADWYREALQNGYFISDVYLGYRKVPHFVIAVTRRIAGQVWTLRATVNPTVFGNMVNAPGIGDTGEAYIINRKGLFQTNRRSGGALLERDGYPYPAQNENLVSFTGSDGGEDYLFASARLNDGKWRLIVRQKEEEAFQTVVMAGYTVILVLLCGGAVIVVLALVVSRRLSETLRGQAEAVSKLEGQLLQAARLAELGEMAAGFAHEINNPLQIMKTDLALLELTLKDVTDVCANREACDELKEIADQFQIQIGRCAAITREILRFGRQDAPHVEDMDLAEFLPKVGAMVQNKAQVNGIDVTCEVAPDIPAVLADPGQLQQVMINLLNNAIHAVVERHGSKGGRIDVVARRDDRSRAVITVTDNGSGINQESLSKIFMPFFTTKAPGQGTGLGLSVCHSIIDSLGGELTVSSTKGEGTTFTVRIPGKSA, from the coding sequence ATGGCCAAGCAAAAGACCCTTTGCGGGATTCACAGGCTCCTCCTCGTCACTATGATCGTCATCCCGGCGATCCCCCTGCTCATATCGGCAGCCATCGGGTTCTACTCCTTTGCCGGGGCGTCCAAGCGGTTCGCCGTTTCCTCCATCCGCCAGGCCGCCGTGGACCGGACCGCGCTGATCGACGAATTCCTCCATGAGCGGCGCAGTGATCTGGAGTCGTTTCTAACCCTGCTGCCCGAGGACGCCCTGCGCGGCCCCAGGGCCCAGGCGGAGGTGACGGCCTGGCTGCACTCCGGCGGCCAGGTCTTCCAGGACATGGGGCTCATCGACCCGCAGGGCAGGCACGCGGCCTATGCGGGGCCCTTCGGCCTGGCCGGCAAGGACTACCGGGACGCGGACTGGTACAGGGAGGCTCTGCAAAACGGCTATTTCATCAGCGACGTGTATCTCGGCTACCGCAAGGTGCCCCACTTCGTCATCGCCGTGACCCGGCGCATCGCCGGCCAGGTCTGGACGCTACGGGCCACGGTCAACCCGACCGTCTTCGGCAACATGGTCAACGCGCCGGGCATCGGCGACACCGGCGAGGCGTACATCATCAATCGGAAGGGGCTGTTCCAGACCAACCGGCGGTCCGGCGGCGCCCTGCTCGAACGCGACGGCTATCCCTACCCGGCCCAGAACGAAAACCTTGTTTCCTTCACAGGCTCGGACGGCGGCGAGGACTACCTGTTCGCCTCGGCCCGCCTCAACGACGGCAAGTGGCGGCTCATCGTCCGCCAAAAGGAGGAGGAGGCCTTCCAGACCGTCGTCATGGCGGGCTACACGGTTATCCTCGTGCTGCTCTGCGGCGGGGCGGTCATCGTAGTCCTTGCCCTCGTCGTCAGTCGCCGCCTGTCCGAGACCCTGCGCGGCCAGGCCGAGGCGGTCAGCAAGCTGGAAGGCCAGTTGCTCCAGGCCGCCCGGCTGGCCGAACTGGGTGAGATGGCCGCGGGCTTCGCCCACGAGATCAACAACCCGTTGCAGATCATGAAGACCGACCTGGCCCTGCTGGAGCTGACCCTGAAGGACGTCACCGACGTATGCGCCAACCGGGAGGCCTGCGACGAACTCAAGGAGATCGCCGACCAGTTCCAGATTCAGATCGGGCGGTGCGCGGCGATTACCCGCGAGATACTGCGCTTCGGGCGGCAGGACGCCCCGCACGTGGAGGATATGGACCTGGCCGAATTCCTGCCCAAGGTCGGGGCCATGGTCCAGAACAAGGCCCAGGTCAACGGCATCGACGTGACCTGCGAGGTGGCCCCGGACATACCGGCCGTCCTGGCCGATCCGGGCCAGTTGCAGCAGGTCATGATCAACCTCCTGAACAACGCCATCCACGCGGTCGTGGAGCGGCACGGGTCAAAGGGCGGGCGCATAGACGTGGTGGCCCGCCGCGACGACCGGAGCCGGGCGGTTATCACCGTGACCGACAACGGCAGCGGCATCAATCAGGAGAGCCTGTCCAAGATATTCATGCCCTTTTTCACCACCAAGGCGCCCGGCCAGGGCACGGGGTTGGGCCTGTCCGTCTGTCACTCGATCATCGACTCCCTGGGCGGGGAGCTGACCGTGTCCAGCACAAAGGGCGAAGGCACGACCTTCACCGTTCGTATCCCCGGCAAGAGTGCGTAA
- the proX gene encoding glycine betaine/L-proline ABC transporter substrate-binding protein ProX, with protein sequence MAMNMTPGKGVTVQPARATWNTGFFQEALVRKGLEALGYEVKKPRDLTNPIFYKSVALGDVDYWTNGWFPMHNAQLPKNFDQKAQKIGYVAKAGGMQGYLVSKRDADKYNIKSLDDFKRPEVMKAFDTNGDGKADLTACPPGWGCEQVIAHHMKVYGLDKYINLIKASYEAGMAAELGTYKSGGPVFFYTWTPNWTVYKFKPGKDVVWINVPEIEPTKAQATNADRMTVSGVEGAVSDPLKAGFVVSDIRAVANKEFLEKNPAAAKFLELFTLPLADINAQNTRMSEGEKSDKDIAKHADEWIANNQDKWNAWLKAAREAAM encoded by the coding sequence ATGGCAATGAACATGACCCCCGGCAAGGGCGTCACCGTCCAGCCCGCACGGGCCACCTGGAACACCGGCTTCTTCCAGGAAGCACTGGTCCGCAAGGGGCTTGAAGCGCTCGGCTATGAAGTCAAAAAGCCTCGCGACCTGACCAACCCCATTTTTTATAAGTCCGTCGCACTAGGCGACGTGGACTACTGGACCAACGGCTGGTTCCCCATGCACAACGCCCAGCTGCCCAAGAACTTCGACCAGAAGGCGCAGAAGATCGGCTATGTCGCCAAGGCCGGCGGCATGCAGGGCTACCTGGTGTCCAAGCGCGATGCCGACAAATACAACATCAAGTCCTTGGACGACTTCAAACGGCCCGAGGTCATGAAGGCCTTCGACACCAACGGCGACGGCAAGGCCGACCTGACCGCCTGCCCCCCGGGCTGGGGCTGCGAACAGGTCATCGCCCACCACATGAAGGTCTATGGCCTGGACAAGTACATCAACCTGATCAAGGCCTCCTATGAAGCGGGCATGGCCGCCGAACTCGGCACGTACAAGTCCGGCGGGCCCGTCTTCTTCTACACCTGGACGCCCAACTGGACCGTGTACAAGTTCAAGCCCGGCAAGGACGTGGTCTGGATCAACGTCCCCGAGATCGAGCCCACCAAAGCCCAGGCCACCAATGCCGACCGCATGACCGTGTCCGGCGTCGAAGGCGCTGTCTCCGACCCGCTCAAGGCCGGGTTCGTGGTCTCAGACATCCGCGCCGTGGCCAACAAGGAATTCCTCGAAAAGAACCCGGCTGCCGCCAAGTTCCTGGAACTCTTCACCCTCCCCCTGGCCGACATCAACGCCCAGAACACCCGCATGAGCGAAGGCGAAAAGTCCGACAAGGACATCGCCAAGCATGCGGACGAATGGATCGCCAACAACCAGGACAAATGGAACGCCTGGCTCAAGGCCGCCCGCGAAGCAGCCATGTAG
- a CDS encoding response regulator: MVKIKVLMVDDEERFRTTTAKILARKGFDTILAASGEEALEKLAEKPDVVILDVKMGGLDGHETLKLIKDKLPELPVIMLTGHGDMPGAKKALDTGAFDYLAKPCDVDLLSTKVQDAFEYATKAPYVEKLAKGIMIPLDEYTQIPLNSTVRDAIKALEESMRHLLATDRLMDTGHRSVVVINPDNTVAGLLSPLDLIDAIRPGYLSAPKPSMADSLQYSTMFWQGLFSSRVKEIMGNPVRDIMSDTIPVIDADANLMDVANTMITLPARRMLVREGGKDIGIVREQELFYEIAKIISSS; this comes from the coding sequence ATGGTTAAAATCAAGGTCCTCATGGTCGACGATGAGGAGCGCTTCCGCACCACCACTGCGAAGATATTGGCCCGCAAAGGATTCGACACGATCCTGGCGGCCAGTGGGGAAGAGGCGTTGGAAAAGCTGGCTGAAAAGCCGGACGTCGTCATTCTGGATGTCAAAATGGGCGGCCTGGACGGCCACGAGACACTCAAACTCATCAAGGACAAGCTGCCGGAGCTCCCGGTGATCATGCTCACCGGCCACGGCGACATGCCCGGAGCCAAAAAGGCGCTCGACACCGGGGCCTTCGACTACCTGGCCAAACCCTGCGACGTGGACCTCCTGAGCACCAAGGTGCAGGACGCCTTCGAGTACGCCACCAAGGCGCCGTACGTCGAGAAACTGGCCAAGGGGATCATGATCCCCCTGGACGAGTATACCCAAATCCCCCTGAACAGCACCGTACGCGACGCCATCAAGGCCCTTGAGGAGTCCATGCGCCATCTCCTGGCCACGGACCGGCTCATGGACACCGGCCATCGCTCGGTGGTGGTCATCAACCCGGACAACACCGTGGCCGGACTGCTCAGCCCCCTCGACCTGATCGACGCCATCAGGCCCGGCTACCTGTCCGCGCCCAAGCCGTCCATGGCGGACAGCCTGCAATACTCGACCATGTTCTGGCAGGGCCTGTTCTCCTCGCGGGTGAAGGAAATCATGGGCAATCCCGTCCGCGACATCATGTCCGACACCATCCCGGTCATCGACGCCGACGCCAACCTCATGGACGTGGCCAACACGATGATCACGCTTCCGGCCCGGCGCATGCTCGTCCGGGAGGGAGGAAAGGACATCGGCATCGTCCGCGAACAGGAACTCTTCTACGAAATCGCGAAGATTATTTCGTCCAGCTAA
- a CDS encoding sigma-54 dependent transcriptional regulator, which translates to MPSFSTSGSRMSDWIRRHLPGLVRRLGLRGKLLLALMPSIVCILLFTGWASYRVSDEFIDIALSRTVRQNTMAVAHEMEQYLDGCRTDLLFFAGGRTDAASLRDAFARLIKAGGKPYLELCYLPASGGEPVVLIRQDGTVRTVAPDTLDRVRPNPFAELDRLTTLKPGHVAASDVLEVSYPMPTKDSANRYTTANVVRFYTACPGNGAEPPGLLFLSVEATTLRNILSWYNSRKSPLWAYPRSDELRFSYFLNHDGWMLFQSEDYDKQGRELTTYLAREGFDGSLGKPGNAAAFRPNEKYALYWGAVAAMDKGENGLDRVTERRAQQSGVDFHYFSYAPVLFRTDPAGPPAVYGGVVFVDRSQLPIIAGYKNMDVMLFVTIGGIVVISILIFLFGRILTKPIRELAARMNTLNSLEEMEEIHLPYSGYDITVLQESINNIIRRVKQQVVEIQAKDEAILNVNKRERASLDRDRELLVENELSRIPEIVGVGPATANLKVNILKAAQVDVDVLIAGETGTGKQLVAEAIHAHSNRAGSPFISINCGALDENLLLDALFGHVKGAFSEAKEDRNGAFVEADGGILFLDEIQSASPKVQQSLLRALASRKVKPLGSDREVAVDVRILAATNVDIPSLIEDKTFREDLYYRLKVISINTPALRENRENISLLSVYYLKQAEALAGREHLDLSKGALAKLVSHDWPGNVRELVNCITRAAVMAETDVIQPEEIRLESDFQTWPVQPQPAESLNGNTAHAPAPDAPPAPAAQPAAPEADSGLNPRQKEAWDVIRRQGTITRKEYQDLVGGNLPTRTAIYDLQDFVKRGLLTKTGKGPSTRYELTSE; encoded by the coding sequence ATGCCGTCATTTTCCACCTCGGGTTCCCGGATGTCGGACTGGATACGGAGACACCTGCCCGGCCTGGTGCGCAGGCTCGGACTGCGGGGCAAGCTGCTCCTGGCCCTGATGCCTTCCATCGTGTGCATCCTTCTGTTCACGGGTTGGGCCTCCTATCGGGTCTCCGACGAATTCATCGACATCGCACTGAGCCGGACCGTGCGCCAAAACACCATGGCCGTGGCCCACGAGATGGAGCAGTACCTGGACGGCTGCCGCACGGACCTGCTTTTCTTCGCCGGGGGCCGCACCGACGCGGCGAGTCTGCGCGACGCCTTTGCCCGGCTCATAAAGGCGGGCGGCAAGCCGTACCTCGAACTATGCTATCTCCCGGCCTCGGGCGGGGAGCCCGTGGTCCTCATCCGTCAGGACGGGACCGTCCGGACGGTCGCTCCGGACACCCTGGACCGGGTGCGGCCCAATCCGTTTGCCGAACTGGACCGCCTGACAACCCTCAAGCCGGGCCACGTGGCGGCCTCGGACGTTCTTGAGGTCTCCTATCCCATGCCCACCAAGGACAGCGCCAACCGATACACGACGGCCAACGTGGTCCGTTTCTACACCGCCTGTCCCGGAAACGGCGCCGAGCCTCCGGGCCTGCTCTTCCTGTCCGTGGAGGCGACCACCCTGCGCAATATTCTCTCCTGGTACAATTCGCGCAAGTCGCCCCTGTGGGCCTATCCCCGCAGCGACGAACTTCGGTTCAGCTATTTTCTCAATCATGATGGGTGGATGCTTTTTCAGTCCGAGGATTACGACAAGCAGGGGCGCGAGCTGACCACCTATCTGGCCCGCGAGGGCTTCGACGGTTCCCTGGGCAAGCCCGGCAATGCGGCCGCGTTCCGGCCCAACGAAAAATACGCCCTCTACTGGGGTGCCGTGGCCGCCATGGACAAGGGCGAGAACGGCCTGGACCGTGTAACCGAGAGGCGCGCGCAGCAGTCCGGCGTGGATTTCCACTATTTCAGCTACGCCCCGGTCCTGTTCCGGACCGACCCGGCCGGGCCGCCGGCGGTCTATGGCGGCGTGGTCTTCGTGGACCGCAGCCAGTTGCCGATCATCGCGGGATACAAGAACATGGACGTCATGCTCTTCGTGACCATCGGCGGCATCGTGGTCATCTCCATCCTCATCTTCCTGTTCGGGCGCATCCTGACCAAGCCTATCCGCGAGCTGGCAGCGCGTATGAATACTTTGAATTCATTGGAGGAGATGGAGGAAATTCATCTGCCGTACAGCGGCTACGACATCACCGTGCTCCAGGAGTCCATCAACAACATCATCCGCCGGGTCAAACAGCAGGTGGTCGAGATCCAGGCCAAGGACGAGGCCATCCTCAACGTGAACAAGCGGGAGCGCGCCTCCCTGGACCGCGACCGGGAGCTTCTGGTCGAAAACGAACTGAGCCGCATCCCGGAGATCGTGGGCGTGGGCCCGGCCACGGCCAACCTCAAGGTCAACATCCTCAAGGCCGCCCAGGTGGACGTGGACGTGCTCATCGCGGGAGAAACCGGCACCGGCAAGCAACTGGTGGCCGAGGCCATCCATGCCCACTCCAACCGGGCAGGCAGTCCGTTCATCTCCATCAACTGCGGGGCACTGGACGAGAACCTGCTCCTCGACGCCCTGTTCGGCCACGTCAAGGGGGCCTTTTCCGAGGCCAAGGAGGACCGCAACGGCGCGTTCGTCGAGGCCGACGGCGGCATCCTCTTCCTGGACGAGATCCAGTCCGCCTCCCCCAAGGTCCAGCAGTCCCTGCTCCGGGCGCTCGCCTCGCGCAAGGTCAAGCCGCTGGGCAGCGACCGCGAGGTCGCCGTGGACGTGCGCATCCTGGCCGCCACCAACGTGGACATCCCGTCCCTCATCGAGGACAAGACCTTCCGCGAGGACCTCTACTACCGCCTCAAGGTCATCTCCATCAACACGCCCGCCCTGCGCGAGAACCGTGAGAACATCTCCCTGTTGTCCGTCTACTATCTCAAGCAGGCGGAGGCCCTGGCCGGGCGCGAGCACCTGGACCTGAGCAAGGGGGCCCTGGCCAAGCTCGTGTCCCACGACTGGCCCGGCAACGTCCGCGAACTGGTCAACTGCATCACCCGCGCCGCGGTCATGGCCGAGACCGATGTGATCCAGCCCGAGGAAATCCGTCTGGAGAGCGATTTTCAGACCTGGCCCGTCCAGCCCCAACCCGCGGAATCCCTCAACGGCAATACCGCGCACGCCCCGGCCCCGGACGCCCCCCCGGCCCCGGCGGCGCAGCCCGCCGCGCCCGAAGCCGACTCCGGCCTCAACCCCCGGCAGAAAGAAGCCTGGGACGTCATCCGCAGGCAGGGCACCATCACCCGCAAGGAATACCAGGACCTGGTCGGCGGCAACCTGCCCACCCGCACCGCCATCTACGACCTCCAGGACTTCGTCAAACGGGGCCTCCTGACCAAAACAGGCAAAGGCCCCTCCACCCGCTACGAACTGACGAGCGAGTAA